The following proteins are encoded in a genomic region of Mycobacterium kiyosense:
- a CDS encoding pyridine nucleotide-disulfide oxidoreductase, translated as MTVSRKRVVVAGLGDVGLLTAIRLAPHADVVGISVKPGLVSGQELGVRLARPDDWARDYWIPFDRFRRLDGVRTVQAELTGLDLAGRVVLAREREGATITEPYDALVISTGVSNGFWRHTALQSPGEIGARLYADHERLGAAKSVIVVGGGAAAVSSAVNLATAWPGKQIDLYFPGERPLGEYHPRIWRRVRARMDQLGIGLHPGHRAVVADSFTGEEITSDPVRWSTGQSPAVAEAVLWAIGRVRPNTDWLPPELLDEHGYVRVTPELRVPGHRDVFAVGDVAATDPLRSSARNRGDALVASNIRATFAGRRLRAFRAPTRRWGSLVGVQPDGLEVFFPTGHALRFPPWAVHRVVMPWVVRWGMYRGVRENHPFG; from the coding sequence GTGACCGTGAGCCGCAAGCGCGTCGTCGTCGCGGGACTCGGTGACGTGGGTCTGTTGACCGCGATTCGGCTGGCCCCGCACGCGGATGTCGTCGGCATCTCGGTGAAACCCGGGTTGGTCAGCGGTCAGGAACTCGGCGTCCGCCTCGCCCGACCCGACGACTGGGCCCGCGACTACTGGATTCCGTTCGACCGGTTCCGTCGCCTGGACGGGGTGCGAACGGTGCAGGCCGAGCTGACTGGCCTCGATCTGGCCGGCCGCGTCGTGCTGGCCCGGGAGCGCGAGGGCGCCACGATCACCGAACCCTATGACGCCCTGGTGATTTCGACCGGAGTCAGCAACGGGTTCTGGCGCCACACCGCGCTGCAGTCGCCCGGCGAGATCGGCGCCCGGCTCTACGCCGACCACGAACGACTCGGTGCCGCGAAATCGGTGATCGTCGTCGGCGGTGGAGCGGCGGCGGTGAGCAGCGCCGTCAACCTGGCCACCGCCTGGCCGGGCAAACAGATCGACCTGTACTTCCCCGGTGAGCGCCCGCTGGGCGAATATCACCCGCGCATCTGGCGGCGTGTCCGTGCCCGAATGGATCAGCTGGGGATCGGCCTGCACCCCGGGCATCGGGCCGTGGTCGCCGACAGCTTCACCGGCGAGGAGATCACCAGCGACCCGGTTCGGTGGAGCACCGGGCAGAGCCCGGCCGTCGCCGAAGCCGTGCTCTGGGCGATCGGGCGGGTGCGACCCAACACCGACTGGCTGCCGCCCGAACTCCTCGACGAACACGGGTACGTCCGCGTCACGCCTGAATTGCGGGTGCCCGGCCATCGCGACGTGTTCGCCGTGGGCGACGTCGCCGCCACCGACCCGTTGCGCAGCTCCGCTCGTAATCGCGGAGATGCTTTGGTGGCGAGCAACATTCGCGCTACATTCGCCGGTCGCCGGCTGCGCGCCTTTCGCGCTCCGACCCGCCGCTGGGGTTCGTTGGTCGGTGTCCAGCCCGACGGGCTGGAGGTCTTCTTCCCCACCGGCCACGCGTTACGCTTCCCGCCCTGGGCGGTCCACCGCGTGGTGATGCCGTGGGTGGTCCGCTGGGGGATGTACCGAGGGGTACGCGAAAACCACCCCTTCGGCTGA
- the glgX_1 gene encoding glycogen operon protein GlgX homolog: MVTNGSSQGTTGDGERPEVWPGKAYPLGASYDGSGTNFAVFSEVAERVELCLFDDSGAETRIVLPEVDGFVWHGFLPSIQPGQRYGYRVHGPYDPAAGQRCNPNKLLLDPYSKAIDGAFQWGQPLFSYNFGDPDSRNDEDSAADMPKSVVINPYFDWGVDRPPGHEYADSIIYEAHVKGLTQTHPAIPERSRGTYSAIAHPAIVEHLTNLGITAIELMPVHHFANDSTLIDKGLSNYWGYNTIGFFAPDSKYALAETPGSQVQEFKAMVRTLHEAGIEVILDVVYNHTAEGNHMGPTLSMRGIDNAAYYRLVDDDKRYYMDYTGTGNSLNVGHPHTLQLIMDSLRYWVTEMHVDGFRFDLASTLAREFYDVDRLSAFFELVQQDPIVSQVKLIAEPWDVGPGGYQVGNFPPQWTEWNGKYRDTIRDFWRGEDAILSEFASRITGSADLYEHTARRPVASINFVTAHDGFTLRDLVSYNEKHNEANKEDNNDGESHNRSWNCGVEGPTDDPEINALRARQQRNFLATTILSQGVPMICHGDELGRTQHGNNNGFCQDSELTWIDWDNADTDLVEFSRTVAAIRADHPVFRRRRFFTGAPVRHRGSEGIPDISWFRPDGSEMSDEDWDSGFGKSVAVYLNGLGIPGTDSRGQRITDDSFLLCFNAHHEPIEFILPSDEFGPGWLPVLDTTAATGRPADPETLSPQGKILVEGRAVVLLQQTHAD; this comes from the coding sequence GTGGTCACCAACGGCAGTTCGCAGGGCACCACCGGCGACGGGGAACGCCCCGAGGTCTGGCCGGGCAAGGCTTATCCGCTGGGCGCCAGCTACGACGGCTCCGGGACCAACTTCGCGGTGTTCAGCGAAGTCGCCGAGCGGGTCGAGTTGTGCCTGTTCGACGACAGCGGAGCCGAGACCCGGATCGTCCTGCCGGAGGTCGACGGTTTCGTCTGGCACGGCTTCCTGCCCAGCATCCAACCCGGCCAGCGCTACGGCTATCGGGTGCACGGCCCCTACGATCCCGCCGCCGGCCAGCGCTGCAACCCGAATAAGCTGCTGCTGGACCCGTATTCGAAGGCCATCGACGGCGCTTTCCAGTGGGGTCAGCCGCTGTTCAGCTACAACTTCGGCGACCCCGACAGCCGCAACGACGAGGATTCGGCCGCCGACATGCCCAAGTCGGTGGTGATCAATCCGTACTTCGACTGGGGCGTGGACCGCCCGCCGGGCCACGAATACGCCGACAGCATCATCTACGAAGCCCATGTCAAAGGTCTGACCCAAACCCACCCCGCCATCCCGGAACGCAGCCGCGGCACCTATTCCGCGATCGCCCACCCGGCGATCGTCGAGCACCTGACCAACCTCGGCATCACCGCCATCGAGTTGATGCCGGTGCACCACTTCGCCAACGACTCCACGCTCATCGACAAGGGACTCTCGAACTACTGGGGCTACAACACAATCGGGTTCTTCGCCCCCGACTCCAAGTACGCCCTGGCCGAGACGCCCGGCAGCCAGGTCCAGGAATTCAAGGCCATGGTGCGCACGCTGCACGAGGCCGGCATCGAGGTGATCCTGGACGTGGTCTACAACCACACCGCCGAAGGCAATCACATGGGTCCCACGTTGTCGATGCGCGGCATCGACAACGCCGCCTACTACCGCCTGGTCGACGACGACAAGCGCTACTACATGGACTACACCGGAACCGGTAACAGCCTCAACGTCGGCCATCCGCACACCCTGCAATTGATCATGGACTCGCTGCGGTACTGGGTGACCGAGATGCACGTCGACGGCTTCCGCTTCGACCTGGCTTCCACCCTGGCGCGCGAGTTCTACGACGTGGACCGGCTGTCGGCGTTTTTCGAACTGGTGCAGCAGGATCCGATTGTCAGCCAGGTCAAGCTGATCGCCGAGCCGTGGGACGTCGGGCCGGGTGGATACCAGGTGGGCAACTTCCCCCCGCAGTGGACGGAGTGGAACGGCAAGTACCGCGACACCATCCGCGACTTCTGGCGCGGCGAGGACGCCATCTTGTCCGAGTTCGCCTCGCGCATCACCGGTTCCGCCGACCTCTACGAGCACACCGCGCGCCGCCCGGTGGCCTCGATCAACTTCGTCACCGCGCACGACGGCTTCACGTTGCGGGACCTGGTGTCCTACAACGAGAAACACAACGAAGCGAACAAGGAAGACAACAACGACGGCGAGTCGCACAACCGGTCCTGGAACTGTGGTGTCGAAGGCCCCACCGACGACCCGGAAATCAACGCGCTGCGCGCTCGGCAACAGCGCAATTTCCTGGCGACAACCATTCTGTCGCAAGGTGTTCCGATGATCTGCCACGGCGACGAACTGGGCCGCACCCAGCACGGCAACAACAACGGCTTCTGTCAGGATTCCGAGCTGACCTGGATCGACTGGGACAACGCCGATACCGACCTCGTCGAGTTCTCCCGCACCGTGGCGGCGATCCGGGCCGATCATCCGGTTTTCCGCAGGCGCCGCTTCTTCACCGGCGCACCGGTCCGCCACCGCGGCTCCGAAGGCATACCGGATATTTCGTGGTTCCGCCCGGACGGTTCGGAGATGAGCGACGAAGACTGGGACTCGGGCTTCGGCAAGTCGGTAGCGGTATACCTGAACGGCCTGGGCATCCCAGGCACCGATTCGCGCGGGCAGCGCATCACCGACGACTCATTCCTGCTGTGCTTCAATGCCCATCACGAGCCGATCGAGTTCATCCTTCCCAGTGACGAATTCGGGCCGGGCTGGCTGCCCGTGCTCGACACCACGGCAGCAACCGGCCGGCCCGCCGACCCGGAGACGCTGTCGCCGCAGGGCAAGATCCTGGTCGAAGGCCGCGCGGTGGTGCTGCTGCAGCAGACCCACGCCGACTGA
- a CDS encoding pyridine nucleotide-disulfide oxidoreductase — protein sequence MVESGQAGYHSKVTEPGLVVVGSGPAAVAAAASFREHDPDSRVQIFTADGDVPYQRPPLSKEYLRGETDDVALHPAQWFDDRTIELNLDSPVERLDLAERAVYVGDRRHPFDTLVLACGAAPQPPPIPGGHRALLLRSLADATTLRSAARSAASAVVIGSGFIGCEAAASLAQRDVAVTLVAPEPLPQEQRLGAEAAARLRDLVTEMGVRHAGGVGVTEITAAGVRLDNGVTIDCDLVLAATGVTPQSALAADAGLRVDDSRIVVGSDMATSVRGIYAAGDVALARHAVAGRHLAVEHWQDATDQGAIAGAAAAGRQPKWDGIPGFWTTIGDATLKYHAWGDGFESSRLIDHPDGFTVWYETDGATVGVLTYNRDDDYDLGERLIAESRPAPVRTG from the coding sequence GTGGTTGAGTCCGGTCAGGCCGGGTACCACTCGAAGGTGACCGAACCCGGACTCGTCGTCGTCGGCAGTGGCCCAGCGGCGGTCGCCGCGGCCGCTTCCTTCCGCGAACACGACCCTGATTCGCGGGTGCAGATTTTTACCGCCGACGGGGACGTGCCCTACCAGCGGCCGCCGCTGAGCAAGGAATACCTGCGCGGCGAGACCGACGATGTGGCGCTGCATCCCGCGCAGTGGTTCGACGATCGCACGATCGAGTTGAACCTCGACTCCCCTGTCGAACGACTCGACCTGGCCGAGCGGGCAGTGTATGTCGGGGATCGCCGGCACCCTTTCGACACCCTGGTGTTGGCATGCGGCGCTGCGCCGCAACCGCCGCCGATCCCCGGCGGCCATCGGGCTCTGCTGTTGCGTTCCCTGGCCGATGCGACCACGTTGCGCAGCGCTGCACGTTCCGCTGCCTCCGCGGTGGTGATCGGTTCGGGTTTCATCGGCTGTGAGGCTGCGGCATCGCTGGCACAGCGCGACGTCGCGGTGACTTTGGTTGCGCCAGAACCACTTCCGCAGGAACAGCGGCTGGGCGCCGAGGCCGCCGCCCGATTGCGGGATCTGGTCACCGAGATGGGTGTCCGCCACGCCGGCGGGGTCGGCGTCACCGAGATCACCGCGGCCGGTGTGCGACTGGACAACGGGGTTACCATCGACTGCGATCTGGTCCTGGCCGCTACCGGCGTCACACCGCAGAGTGCGCTGGCCGCCGACGCCGGCCTGCGCGTCGACGACTCGCGCATCGTGGTGGGCTCCGACATGGCCACCTCAGTGCGCGGCATCTACGCCGCGGGTGACGTCGCGCTGGCGCGGCACGCCGTCGCCGGCCGGCACCTGGCCGTCGAGCACTGGCAGGACGCGACCGACCAGGGCGCCATCGCGGGAGCAGCGGCCGCCGGGCGGCAGCCGAAATGGGATGGGATTCCGGGGTTTTGGACCACCATCGGCGACGCCACCCTGAAGTATCACGCGTGGGGCGACGGGTTCGAGAGTAGCCGGCTGATCGACCATCCGGATGGGTTCACCGTCTGGTACGAAACCGACGGCGCGACCGTGGGCGTGCTCACCTACAACCGCGACGACGACTATGACCTCGGCGAACGGTTGATCGCCGAATCGCGACCCGCGCCCGTTCGCACCGGGTGA